DNA sequence from the Schistocerca americana isolate TAMUIC-IGC-003095 chromosome 2, iqSchAmer2.1, whole genome shotgun sequence genome:
ACAAATTCTGTAAGCTTTCCGAAAGAAAAATCGCTTTCAGCATTTATTCTTCTTCCGTGCACGCTAAATTACGTGGGCTAAGAGAAAAAGGAGGCGTAGTAAACAGGAACAAGTACTTCGTACACGAgcggaaaatggtacaacagggAACCAGTGGTAGCGAATATGGTGGCAAAGCAAAGTGGAGAGGGAGGAGCGGCGGTGgcggcagcagcagtggcagcggcagcggcggacgGCAGAAGCAGCTCAGTCGAGGAAGAGCAGGTCCTCCATGGAGAAGCTGGCGGCGGGCCccccggcggaggcggcggcggtgcGGGGGCTGCCGCTGTGGGCGGAGGGCGCGGCGGAGGCGGCGCGGTCGCGGCTCAGCGAGTGCAGGCTTAGCAGCGAGCCGGGCGCGTCCAGCTCCACGGGCAGCGAGTCCACGTACTGCTGCACGCTGCTGTACGAGCAGCTGCGGTCGCCCGCGCGCTCGCCGCCGCCCTTCACCGCCACCGGCGGCGGGCTGCCCCTGCAACACACGCAACACCGTACTACAGCGCGCCCTCCACCTGCTCTTTTTGTCGACctacttacactactggtcattaaaattgctacaccacgaggatgacgtgctacagacgcgaaatttaaccgacagaaagaagatgctgtgatatgcttttcagagcattcacactaggttggtgccggtggtgacgcctacaacgtgctgacatg
Encoded proteins:
- the LOC124596037 gene encoding uncharacterized protein LOC124596037 — encoded protein: MLAVLAIVLACNRHSKPDPDWNAARGSPPPVAVKGGGERAGDRSCSYSSVQQYVDSLPVELDAPGSLLSLHSLSRDRAASAAPSAHSGSPRTAAASAGGPAASFSMEDLLFLD